A region of Nostoc sp. 'Peltigera membranacea cyanobiont' N6 DNA encodes the following proteins:
- a CDS encoding sensor histidine kinase: protein MYAASISTITGLVLIVDDTPTNLEVVSETLSDAGFDIAIATSGDRALQQVERRLPDLILLDVMMPGIDGFETCRRLKANDRTCHIPIIFMTALSDSDSKVKALELGAVDYIVKPFYEKEVLARVSTHLQLSHLTKTLASQVAQKAAELEASQLQLIQNEKMSALGNLVAGVAHEINNPIGSIVGNVNAIQDYFNDLLGIIDLYGRKLPQPDAEIEDELEAVDLNYIREDLPKLIRAMKEGGDRITSISKSLRTFSRGDSDNKLSFNLHEGIDSTILILKHRLNANEQRPAIEVVINYGDLPPVECFPGQLNQVFMNILANAIDALDEANKGYIFQENQANLNKITVKTFVENNQIKISISDNAKGMSEEVKQKVFDHLFTTKSVGKGTGLGLAIARQIVEKTHGGKLSCNSVLGTGTEFIIEIPIS from the coding sequence ATGTACGCAGCGTCAATATCTACCATCACAGGTTTAGTTTTAATTGTTGATGATACGCCTACCAACCTAGAGGTAGTTTCAGAGACCCTGAGTGATGCGGGCTTTGATATAGCTATAGCCACCAGTGGCGATCGCGCACTACAACAGGTCGAACGCCGCCTCCCCGACCTGATTTTATTAGATGTGATGATGCCTGGAATCGATGGATTTGAAACTTGCCGACGGTTGAAAGCCAATGACCGCACCTGCCATATTCCCATCATTTTTATGACTGCTCTTTCCGATAGTGACAGCAAAGTTAAGGCATTGGAACTAGGAGCCGTAGATTATATAGTTAAACCCTTCTATGAAAAAGAGGTTCTGGCACGAGTCAGTACCCATTTGCAACTGTCTCACCTCACCAAAACCCTCGCATCACAAGTCGCCCAAAAAGCAGCAGAACTAGAAGCTTCACAACTGCAATTGATTCAAAACGAAAAAATGTCTGCCCTCGGTAATTTGGTCGCTGGGGTTGCCCATGAAATCAATAATCCCATCGGTAGCATTGTTGGCAATGTCAATGCAATACAAGATTATTTTAATGATTTGTTAGGTATTATCGATCTCTATGGACGGAAACTCCCGCAACCTGATGCGGAAATTGAAGATGAACTGGAAGCCGTCGATCTAAATTACATTCGAGAAGATTTACCGAAACTAATTCGCGCCATGAAAGAAGGAGGCGATCGCATCACATCGATCAGTAAAAGTCTTCGTACTTTCTCTCGTGGTGATAGCGACAATAAACTATCTTTTAACCTACATGAAGGCATTGATAGTACCATTTTAATTCTCAAACATCGTCTCAATGCCAATGAACAACGTCCAGCAATCGAAGTTGTCATTAATTACGGTGATTTACCTCCGGTAGAATGTTTTCCTGGGCAGTTAAATCAGGTATTTATGAATATCTTAGCCAATGCTATTGATGCTTTAGACGAAGCAAACAAAGGGTATATTTTTCAGGAAAATCAAGCCAATCTCAATAAAATTACTGTGAAAACCTTTGTCGAAAATAATCAGATAAAAATCTCAATTAGTGATAATGCTAAAGGGATGAGTGAAGAAGTCAAACAAAAAGTATTTGACCATTTATTTACTACTAAATCTGTCGGTAAAGGTACAGGATTAGGATTAGCGATCGCCCGGCAAATTGTCGAAAAAACCCACGGTGGTAAACTGAGTTGTAATTCCGTTTTAGGAACAGGTACAGAATTTATAATTGAGATTCCTATCTCTTGA
- the recJ gene encoding single-stranded-DNA-specific exonuclease RecJ: protein MPEQQQWTIAASEQPPEWFIQAVRQHTPLSSGMYAAQLLWQRGIKDNQQLTAFINYKAYQPASPFEFGQEMHLAIARLQQAYNAKEKIAIWGDFDADGITATSVLWDGLGQFFTQKTQLVYYIPNRLKESHGLNNQGIDNLAKQGCKLIVTCDTGSTNIEEIIYAKQLGIDVIVTDHHTLPTERPPVAAIINPRYFSGEHQLFNLSGVAVAYKLVEGLYQTLPNIAKYPLEDLLDLVAVGLIADLVQLSGDCRYLAQLGIQRLQADFQQPPAARRRPGVGRLLELCQKSGDRPTDISFGLGPRINAVSRIQGDAGFCVELLTSRDVKRCHELAEVTELANTRRKSLQKDVQAQVAQKLTQLDLSTTSVIVLEDAQWPAGVLGLVAGQIAQETGRPTILLSTEGLGEQGSGGAGEEITSLSSNSVLPLARGSARSVNSVDLYQLVKDQAHLLHRFGGHPFAAGLSLLVENIPLFTAAINQQLRQSLGSTTLTPTVQADLTVTVADLGKELFLEFKVLEPCGMGNPVPKLLIQNCWFENAWHRNQQDWQGKKVQYIKTEFDIRDDSGRSAFPGLWWGHYKDELPIGRCDCIAELDYNTFKKRYEIRLIAVRPSVNSVSTRNGLNLSFPLTPLILDLRNQEHSKKATANATQDSPLILEDCPTSWESLRLWLRRCLTTSRFASTLDNQQQLAIAWSKPKHQSPNQVWLTLVGIAKYLSRTNQPVTRVQLLEKIGISDQTLLVGIKALKSFGFTVKRQDNYLQITWHPSERAENLADEAVTKFLAAVREEQFQQQYFAEVPLSTIVAIANSDNYMGTKL, encoded by the coding sequence ATGCCAGAACAACAGCAGTGGACTATAGCAGCAAGCGAACAACCCCCGGAGTGGTTTATCCAAGCGGTGAGACAGCATACACCCCTATCAAGTGGAATGTATGCAGCGCAATTATTGTGGCAACGGGGAATTAAAGATAATCAACAATTAACAGCTTTTATCAACTATAAAGCTTATCAACCAGCGAGTCCCTTTGAGTTTGGGCAAGAAATGCACTTAGCGATCGCCCGATTGCAACAAGCATATAACGCCAAAGAAAAAATTGCCATCTGGGGAGACTTTGATGCTGATGGCATTACCGCTACATCTGTACTTTGGGATGGATTAGGGCAATTTTTTACACAAAAGACTCAGTTAGTTTACTATATTCCCAATCGCCTGAAAGAATCTCACGGCCTCAATAATCAAGGTATTGATAATTTAGCAAAACAAGGTTGCAAATTAATTGTTACTTGTGATACTGGCAGCACGAACATTGAAGAAATTATCTACGCCAAACAGCTAGGCATAGATGTAATAGTTACAGACCATCATACTTTACCAACCGAACGCCCACCCGTCGCAGCAATTATCAATCCCCGCTATTTTTCAGGGGAACATCAGCTATTTAATCTTTCTGGGGTAGCGGTAGCTTATAAGTTGGTCGAGGGATTATATCAAACTCTGCCTAATATTGCAAAATATCCGTTAGAAGATTTATTAGATTTAGTAGCAGTAGGATTAATTGCCGACTTGGTGCAGTTAAGTGGAGATTGTCGTTATTTGGCGCAGTTGGGAATTCAACGACTGCAAGCAGATTTTCAACAGCCGCCAGCAGCGCGTCGCCGTCCAGGGGTGGGGCGATTATTAGAATTGTGCCAGAAAAGTGGCGATCGCCCCACAGATATTTCCTTTGGTTTGGGGCCAAGAATCAACGCCGTCAGCCGCATCCAAGGTGATGCCGGTTTTTGCGTTGAATTATTAACCAGTCGAGATGTCAAACGTTGTCACGAATTAGCCGAAGTTACAGAACTCGCAAACACCAGGCGCAAGTCTTTGCAAAAAGATGTGCAAGCACAAGTAGCACAAAAGCTTACTCAATTAGACTTATCAACCACCAGCGTCATCGTTTTAGAAGATGCCCAATGGCCTGCGGGTGTATTAGGCTTAGTTGCTGGACAGATAGCACAAGAAACAGGCCGCCCGACTATTTTGTTGAGTACAGAGGGACTGGGGGAGCAGGGGAGCGGGGGAGCAGGGGAAGAAATTACTTCTTTATCTTCTAACTCAGTACTCCCATTAGCCCGTGGTTCCGCCCGTTCGGTGAATTCTGTCGATTTATACCAACTGGTAAAAGACCAAGCACATTTGTTACATCGCTTTGGTGGACATCCCTTTGCAGCAGGTTTAAGTTTGTTGGTGGAGAATATTCCTTTATTTACAGCCGCGATTAATCAGCAGTTGCGGCAATCTTTAGGTAGCACAACCTTAACGCCAACCGTGCAAGCAGACTTGACGGTAACAGTTGCAGACTTGGGGAAAGAGTTGTTTTTGGAATTTAAAGTACTAGAACCTTGTGGAATGGGTAATCCCGTTCCGAAATTGCTAATTCAAAATTGTTGGTTTGAGAATGCTTGGCATCGCAATCAGCAGGATTGGCAAGGGAAAAAGGTACAGTACATTAAAACCGAGTTTGACATTCGGGATGATTCGGGCAGAAGTGCTTTTCCTGGCTTATGGTGGGGACATTACAAAGATGAATTGCCCATAGGAAGGTGTGATTGCATAGCAGAATTAGACTACAACACCTTCAAAAAACGTTATGAAATTAGATTAATTGCCGTGCGTCCTTCTGTTAACTCAGTTAGCACTCGCAACGGGCTAAACCTTAGCTTTCCGCTAACACCACTCATCTTAGACTTACGGAATCAAGAACACTCAAAAAAAGCTACAGCTAACGCAACTCAAGATTCACCACTAATTCTTGAAGATTGTCCCACGAGTTGGGAGAGTTTACGCTTATGGTTGCGGCGATGTTTAACGACAAGCCGCTTTGCGTCTACGCTTGACAATCAGCAACAATTAGCGATCGCTTGGTCTAAACCCAAGCACCAATCACCCAATCAGGTTTGGCTGACTCTTGTCGGAATTGCCAAATATCTCAGTCGCACAAATCAACCAGTTACCCGCGTCCAACTTTTAGAGAAAATCGGCATCAGCGACCAAACCTTACTTGTCGGAATCAAAGCTTTAAAATCTTTCGGGTTCACAGTCAAACGACAAGACAATTATTTACAAATTACCTGGCATCCGAGCGAACGCGCAGAAAACCTTGCCGATGAAGCAGTGACAAAGTTTTTAGCTGCTGTCCGCGAAGAACAATTCCAGCAACAGTATTTTGCCGAAGTGCCTTTGTCTACTATTGTGGCGATCGCAAACTCCGACAATTATATGGGTACAAAACTTTAA
- a CDS encoding pentapeptide repeat-containing protein, whose protein sequence is MNQSNSKKLTRWLVTAVFLVLVAGFSLFDQPSVRALTLTPSIPTGSKVAPVKSPMQTVTYPVTPPVTSPVKAVTSPVAPPVTSPMEPVTSSVTPPVVSPVVSVAANVRHLLQTNECVGCNLTGAMLKDANLQAANLEGANLQNADLERANLQQTNLQKANFQGADLGKVNLLGANLLGANLFDADLEKANLLGANLQMANLQGADLEKTNLTNANIQGTNLMGVDLEDAIRPEGFAIQ, encoded by the coding sequence ATGAATCAATCAAATTCTAAAAAATTAACTCGGTGGCTCGTAACAGCAGTATTTCTGGTACTTGTAGCAGGATTTTCTCTCTTTGACCAGCCCAGCGTTAGAGCTTTAACACTAACACCATCTATACCTACGGGGTCTAAAGTAGCTCCAGTTAAATCACCAATGCAGACTGTAACTTACCCGGTAACACCTCCAGTTACATCGCCAGTGAAGGCTGTAACTTCCCCGGTAGCACCTCCAGTTACATCGCCAATGGAGCCTGTAACTTCTTCGGTAACACCTCCAGTTGTATCGCCAGTAGTGTCTGTAGCAGCAAATGTTAGACATTTATTACAAACCAATGAATGTGTTGGATGTAACCTAACTGGAGCAATGCTCAAGGATGCAAACCTGCAAGCGGCAAACTTAGAGGGCGCTAACTTACAAAATGCAGACTTAGAAAGGGCTAACTTACAGCAAACAAACTTACAAAAGGCAAACTTTCAAGGAGCAGATTTAGGTAAGGTAAACCTTTTGGGAGCAAACCTGTTAGGAGCAAACCTATTTGATGCTGACCTAGAAAAAGCCAACCTGCTGGGAGCAAACCTGCAAATGGCTAACCTCCAGGGCGCAGACTTGGAAAAGACAAATCTCACAAATGCAAACATCCAGGGGACTAACCTGATGGGGGTTGATTTGGAAGATGCGATCAGACCGGAAGGATTCGCTATTCAGTGA
- a CDS encoding cell division protein FtsX, with product MFKSFTKLDYLLKETFLGLLRGGWMNWAAVSTVTVLLFLFGLSLQTSWQVEKLLYQFGSQLEVSVYLEPDTRVENIEPLIAKMPEVAAIQSVTKEQAWTKLVKEMRISDIEGATQQLGENPLVDEMKVKARNSQVVPTLATQLAKLPGVETVEYIDEAVKRIAQLHRGLNWITLTITIILTLTAIAVTTTTIRLIVMARRQEIEIMQLVGATSAWIYLPFILQGIAFGLVGGAIAWSFISVIQQFIGKLLANQPEFIQVITNGVQLTPAQILLLPLILLSFGAAVGLMGSLFAVRCFAKG from the coding sequence ATGTTTAAGTCTTTTACCAAACTAGACTATCTGCTTAAAGAAACTTTCCTCGGTTTATTGCGGGGAGGTTGGATGAATTGGGCAGCCGTAAGTACTGTGACGGTGTTACTGTTTTTATTTGGTTTGAGCTTACAAACCTCTTGGCAAGTTGAAAAACTCCTCTATCAGTTTGGTAGCCAGCTAGAAGTATCAGTTTATCTTGAACCGGATACGCGGGTCGAAAACATTGAGCCACTGATCGCCAAAATGCCGGAGGTTGCGGCGATACAAAGCGTTACCAAAGAACAGGCTTGGACTAAATTAGTTAAGGAAATGAGAATTTCTGATATTGAGGGCGCTACCCAGCAGCTAGGTGAGAATCCTTTGGTTGATGAGATGAAGGTGAAAGCGCGTAATTCTCAAGTTGTACCAACTTTAGCAACGCAACTGGCTAAGTTGCCGGGAGTTGAGACAGTGGAATATATCGATGAAGCAGTTAAACGCATTGCCCAGTTGCACCGGGGATTGAACTGGATTACTTTAACAATTACGATTATTCTGACCTTAACAGCGATCGCAGTGACTACAACCACAATTCGGCTGATTGTCATGGCACGACGACAGGAAATTGAAATTATGCAACTGGTGGGAGCAACCTCAGCTTGGATTTACCTGCCGTTTATTTTACAAGGAATTGCTTTTGGTTTAGTTGGTGGTGCGATCGCTTGGAGTTTCATTTCTGTGATTCAACAGTTTATCGGTAAGCTACTAGCCAATCAACCTGAGTTTATCCAAGTTATTACCAACGGAGTACAACTCACTCCAGCCCAAATTTTACTATTACCCTTGATTCTCTTGAGTTTCGGTGCAGCTGTAGGATTAATGGGAAGCTTATTTGCTGTCCGATGTTTTGCTAAAGGATAG
- a CDS encoding hybrid sensor histidine kinase/response regulator, giving the protein MSALSFWQSSQSAKKPVGDSPSSFSTNSGKPSRRLLAKVIVGGTTLFVVVGAYFSYQTVRSIMLANLKNQVLSEVKQSRDEIDRWLAILKVRVEMLANTDVVRSVDWSIASNYLKAEHQRIEDFSLFALTTPDGWRESTVPNSKRGNVTDRRWFQRSIAGYVYVGDPMIARANGVSSVAISSPIRRDGNPSSPPIGVVHGNVAVDRINYVTDTLKYGKNSYAFTLNSVGQAIVHPNPAFMTTIEKPGMKLVEAADPGLAAIAKKMVNRQQGIELVTIDKTKKYVAFLPLKEANWSVALVIPRENIESQLKLLDSIALAVLALAGTLIGVLVYVQSAEQDQLKQSKALADAAKEIADSANSAKSEFLANMSHELRTPLNGILGYAQILGRSKALPDKERQGVYIIQQCGSHLLTLINDILDLSKIEARKLELASQAFHLPSFLQGVVEICHIRAQQKGIEFHYEPDADLPVGISADEKRLRQVLINLLGNAIKFTDRGSVTLRVQRIGLESDVYDGRRCSTAQLCFTIADTGVGIAPPDINKLFQTFEQVGEQKRKVEGTGLGLAISQQLVQLMGGQIQVKSQFGVGSEFFFEIVLPLASDWSQQQTASVGNIIGYEGPQRHILVVDDRWENRAVLLNLLEPLGFTIVEAEHGQAGLDQLQQHLPNLIITDLAMPGMDGFEMLRNIREQEQLQSLKVIVSSASVAQIDQQMSIDAGGDDFLAKPVQVNDLFRLLEKHLQLTWKTEDIPDRSADEPQPTEFIPPPLADLQAWLELVQEGRLKKLIAAAEQLEQESHQYQPFTQKIVQLAKQFQSEQLEQFIQQYLA; this is encoded by the coding sequence ATGTCCGCCCTCTCGTTCTGGCAATCTTCCCAATCAGCGAAAAAACCTGTGGGTGATTCACCCTCATCCTTCAGTACAAACTCTGGTAAACCTTCGCGCCGCCTGTTAGCTAAGGTAATTGTGGGTGGCACTACTTTATTTGTAGTTGTAGGCGCTTATTTCAGCTATCAGACCGTGCGAAGTATCATGCTAGCCAATCTCAAGAATCAAGTTCTGTCAGAGGTGAAACAGAGCCGAGATGAAATTGATCGCTGGTTAGCAATTCTCAAAGTTAGAGTTGAGATGTTGGCAAACACAGACGTAGTGCGCTCAGTAGATTGGTCGATCGCCAGTAATTACTTGAAGGCGGAACACCAGCGAATTGAAGATTTTTCACTCTTTGCTTTAACCACGCCAGATGGATGGCGAGAGAGTACAGTACCGAACAGTAAGCGGGGAAATGTCACAGATCGCCGCTGGTTTCAAAGGTCGATTGCTGGATATGTTTATGTTGGCGATCCCATGATTGCCAGAGCCAATGGTGTGTCATCAGTGGCCATCTCGTCCCCTATTCGCAGAGATGGCAATCCATCGAGTCCTCCCATCGGTGTCGTGCATGGAAATGTTGCTGTCGATCGCATCAATTATGTCACAGATACACTAAAATACGGCAAGAATAGCTATGCTTTTACGCTCAACTCCGTCGGACAAGCGATCGTACATCCTAACCCCGCCTTCATGACCACGATTGAAAAGCCTGGGATGAAATTGGTTGAGGCCGCAGATCCAGGTTTAGCGGCGATCGCTAAAAAGATGGTAAATCGGCAACAAGGTATTGAATTAGTAACTATTGACAAAACTAAAAAATATGTTGCGTTTCTCCCTCTAAAAGAAGCTAACTGGTCAGTAGCACTCGTCATTCCCCGTGAAAATATTGAATCTCAACTAAAACTCCTAGATAGCATTGCTCTGGCAGTCTTAGCCTTGGCGGGGACACTGATTGGGGTGTTGGTCTATGTCCAATCTGCTGAACAAGACCAACTGAAACAATCAAAAGCCTTAGCAGATGCAGCCAAAGAAATTGCTGACAGCGCCAACAGTGCCAAGAGTGAATTTCTTGCCAACATGAGCCACGAACTCCGCACACCGTTGAATGGCATTCTCGGCTATGCCCAAATTCTGGGACGCTCCAAAGCCTTACCTGACAAAGAACGTCAGGGAGTCTACATCATCCAGCAGTGTGGCTCTCATCTGCTAACACTGATCAATGATATTTTGGATTTGTCAAAAATCGAAGCTCGTAAACTCGAACTTGCCTCCCAAGCTTTTCACTTGCCGTCTTTCTTGCAAGGTGTTGTGGAAATTTGCCATATTCGGGCGCAGCAGAAAGGCATTGAGTTTCACTACGAACCTGATGCTGATTTACCTGTGGGTATCAGCGCCGATGAAAAACGTCTGCGCCAAGTATTGATTAACCTCCTCGGTAACGCCATTAAGTTTACCGATCGCGGTAGTGTTACCTTACGAGTTCAACGAATTGGGCTGGAGTCCGATGTCTACGACGGGCGTAGATGCAGCACGGCTCAACTGTGCTTTACCATCGCCGATACTGGTGTGGGGATTGCACCACCAGATATCAACAAACTCTTCCAAACCTTTGAACAAGTAGGGGAGCAGAAGCGCAAAGTAGAAGGCACAGGGCTAGGTTTAGCCATTAGCCAACAGCTTGTACAGTTAATGGGTGGACAGATTCAGGTCAAGAGTCAATTTGGTGTTGGTAGCGAGTTCTTTTTCGAGATCGTCCTGCCCTTAGCAAGTGACTGGAGTCAACAGCAGACCGCATCTGTGGGTAACATCATTGGCTACGAAGGCCCACAGCGCCATATTTTAGTCGTAGACGATCGCTGGGAAAATCGCGCCGTCTTGCTGAATCTGCTAGAGCCTCTAGGGTTCACGATCGTCGAAGCAGAACATGGACAAGCTGGCTTAGACCAACTCCAGCAACATCTCCCCAATTTAATCATTACTGACTTAGCGATGCCTGGGATGGATGGTTTTGAGATGTTGCGAAATATTCGGGAACAGGAACAACTGCAATCGCTCAAAGTTATTGTCTCTTCTGCCTCCGTCGCGCAAATCGATCAACAAATGAGTATTGATGCTGGTGGCGATGATTTCCTCGCCAAACCAGTGCAAGTGAATGATTTGTTCAGACTGCTGGAAAAACATCTCCAACTCACTTGGAAAACGGAAGACATTCCCGATCGATCGGCAGATGAGCCGCAACCAACAGAATTCATTCCACCCCCCCTAGCGGATCTCCAGGCTTGGTTAGAACTCGTGCAAGAGGGGCGATTGAAGAAGCTGATCGCCGCAGCAGAACAACTGGAGCAAGAGAGCCATCAATACCAACCTTTCACTCAGAAGATCGTCCAACTTGCTAAACAATTTCAAAGCGAGCAACTTGAACAATTCATTCAGCAGTATCTTGCTTAA
- a CDS encoding GNAT family N-acetyltransferase translates to MSSFDETEAIYVRELGIDDIAPVYHLGEGLFTSDLYPYLYRTWDEWEVIGLYNTDPEYCLVAETDGELAGFILGTIITKASWTYGYILWLGVSPKFQRRGVADKLVDKVVARMIEDGARFMLVDTDPTNTSALKFFNRKGFGNTRQHIFLSMNLSKHEYYGRLIDYEHQKAERAGYKRSRPAIRARKPDSVANELILNPLVNESQTTEDQSPI, encoded by the coding sequence ATGTCAAGCTTTGACGAAACAGAAGCGATTTATGTGCGCGAATTAGGAATTGATGACATTGCTCCCGTTTATCACTTGGGAGAAGGGTTATTTACCAGCGATTTATATCCTTATTTATACCGCACCTGGGACGAATGGGAGGTGATTGGACTTTACAACACCGATCCAGAATATTGCCTCGTAGCCGAAACAGACGGAGAATTAGCAGGATTCATTTTGGGAACCATCATCACCAAAGCATCCTGGACTTATGGATATATTCTATGGCTAGGTGTGAGTCCGAAGTTTCAGCGTCGGGGTGTAGCAGACAAGTTGGTGGATAAAGTCGTCGCCCGAATGATTGAAGATGGAGCGCGGTTCATGCTGGTAGACACCGATCCCACCAATACTTCAGCCTTAAAGTTTTTTAACCGTAAAGGTTTTGGCAATACTCGCCAGCATATTTTCTTGTCGATGAATTTGAGCAAACATGAATATTATGGCAGATTGATTGATTATGAACACCAAAAAGCTGAAAGAGCCGGTTACAAGCGATCTCGTCCGGCAATTCGCGCCCGTAAACCTGATAGTGTCGCTAATGAACTAATTCTCAATCCCCTAGTGAATGAATCTCAAACAACAGAGGATCAATCCCCGATTTAA
- a CDS encoding PD-(D/E)XK nuclease family protein: MLLTPTQLLRLSQGQLNLLEVCPRKFQHTYLEKLNSPSNPEQEERQTLGSRFHLLMQQREMGLPIDSFLQADAKLQSWMLAFADAAPEILTAASDNQTFRESEHYRTLQVQDYLLTVVYDLLIADNQQAQILDWKTYPKPPNKRKLESNWQTRLYLYVLAETSDYLPENISMTYWFVQSEGKPQNIKFNYNTAQHTQIAKKLNQLLSQLTHWLEDYQNNQQFPQVVEGRKTCDYCQFAKRCDRDRIEVNEEAVKDSLPNFDSIQEVSL, encoded by the coding sequence ATGCTGTTAACTCCGACTCAACTACTGCGACTCTCTCAAGGACAACTCAACTTACTAGAAGTTTGTCCCCGTAAATTTCAACATACCTATCTCGAAAAACTCAATTCGCCCTCAAATCCCGAACAAGAAGAACGGCAAACTTTGGGTAGTCGTTTTCACTTGCTTATGCAGCAGCGAGAAATGGGTTTGCCAATTGATAGTTTTCTGCAAGCGGATGCTAAACTGCAAAGCTGGATGCTAGCTTTTGCCGATGCAGCCCCAGAAATTTTAACGGCTGCATCTGATAATCAAACTTTCCGTGAGAGTGAACACTACCGAACTCTGCAAGTTCAGGATTATTTGCTGACGGTTGTCTATGATTTATTGATTGCAGATAACCAACAAGCGCAAATTCTCGACTGGAAAACTTATCCGAAACCACCCAATAAACGCAAGTTAGAATCCAACTGGCAAACACGCCTTTATCTGTATGTATTGGCAGAAACTAGCGACTATTTGCCAGAAAATATTTCCATGACTTATTGGTTCGTCCAATCGGAGGGCAAACCGCAAAATATTAAATTTAATTACAATACTGCTCAACACACACAAATAGCAAAGAAACTTAATCAACTGTTAAGTCAGTTAACCCATTGGCTGGAAGATTACCAAAATAACCAGCAGTTTCCTCAAGTTGTGGAGGGTAGAAAAACTTGCGATTATTGTCAGTTTGCCAAAAGGTGCGATCGCGATCGCATAGAAGTTAATGAAGAGGCAGTGAAAGACTCATTGCCAAATTTTGACAGCATTCAAGAAGTCTCCCTTTGA
- a CDS encoding cadmium resistance transporter yields the protein MTWLISTLIIGISAAFATTFDDNLYLTAFFGKVNRSFRPKHIVIGEFLGFTALVFASLPGFFGGLLIPTTWIGLLGLLPVAIGISNLISREEQAETVQAVSVDLTSPVKSERQKKSLLATIRDPQTYRVSAVTVANGGNNIGIYVPLFASSNLPSLGVILCVCYFTVGVWCLLSYNLTRNPLMTPVLTRYGRKVFPFVLIYLGLSILIKSESYRLLPSLTMFSN from the coding sequence ATGACTTGGTTAATTAGTACATTAATTATTGGGATATCTGCCGCTTTTGCAACCACCTTTGACGACAATTTATACTTGACAGCTTTCTTTGGAAAAGTCAATCGCAGTTTTCGTCCTAAGCATATTGTTATCGGTGAATTTCTTGGATTCACCGCGTTAGTTTTTGCTAGTCTTCCTGGTTTCTTCGGCGGTCTTCTGATTCCCACCACCTGGATTGGATTACTAGGTTTGCTTCCTGTCGCCATTGGTATCAGTAATCTCATCAGCCGAGAAGAGCAAGCAGAGACAGTGCAAGCTGTGTCAGTTGACTTAACCTCACCTGTCAAATCTGAACGCCAGAAAAAATCACTATTAGCAACCATCCGCGATCCTCAAACCTACCGCGTTTCCGCTGTCACCGTTGCCAATGGAGGAAACAACATTGGAATCTATGTACCGTTGTTTGCTAGTAGCAATCTTCCAAGTTTGGGTGTAATTCTGTGTGTTTGCTATTTTACTGTTGGGGTGTGGTGCTTACTCTCTTACAACCTGACTCGTAACCCTCTGATGACTCCCGTTTTAACTCGCTACGGTCGAAAAGTCTTCCCCTTTGTCTTAATTTACCTGGGACTCTCCATCTTAATTAAAAGTGAATCATATCGACTCTTGCCTAGTCTGACAATGTTTTCTAATTAG
- the def gene encoding peptide deformylase — MPSEIAVEKKKLKNPPLELHYLGDRVLRQTAKRISKVDNELRQMVREMLQTMYSKDGIGLAAPQVGIHKQLIVIDLEPENAANLPLVLINPTIKQVSREISVAQEGCLSIPNVYLDVKRPEVVEIAYKDEYGRPRTLKANDLLGRCIQHEMDHLNGVVFVDRVENSLTLAQELSKNGFSYQAVKPIA, encoded by the coding sequence ATGCCTTCTGAAATTGCTGTAGAGAAAAAAAAGTTAAAAAATCCACCTTTGGAGCTTCATTATTTAGGCGATCGCGTGTTGCGTCAAACTGCAAAACGGATTTCTAAAGTAGATAACGAACTTCGCCAGATGGTGCGCGAAATGCTGCAAACTATGTACAGCAAAGATGGCATTGGTTTGGCTGCCCCCCAAGTCGGAATTCACAAACAACTAATCGTCATCGACCTAGAACCAGAAAATGCAGCTAATCTGCCTTTGGTGTTGATTAACCCCACCATTAAACAAGTAAGCCGCGAAATCTCTGTTGCCCAAGAAGGATGCTTGAGTATCCCCAATGTATATCTAGACGTAAAGCGCCCCGAAGTCGTGGAAATTGCCTATAAGGACGAGTATGGTCGTCCCCGGACATTAAAGGCTAATGACTTGCTGGGACGCTGCATTCAGCACGAGATGGATCACCTTAACGGCGTGGTATTTGTAGACCGTGTGGAAAACTCCTTGACTTTAGCCCAGGAGCTATCTAAGAATGGCTTCTCGTATCAAGCGGTGAAACCAATAGCATAG